The proteins below come from a single Afipia felis ATCC 53690 genomic window:
- a CDS encoding YjbE family putative metal transport protein (Members of this highly hydrophobic protein family,regularly are found preceded by the yybP-ykoY manganese riboswitch (see RF00080). A metal cation transport function is proposed.), translating into MLDIFDTATIGNFFNSFYSELQHPQFWVALTKIIWINILLSGDNALVIALACRSLEPRQRMWGMVLGAGVAVFLRIIFTFIVASLLALPYLKLVGGIALLVIAAKLLVPEKADEDNVQAAQHLWAAVKIVAVADIIMSLDNVIAVAAAANGSVVLLVLGLLISIPMIIAGAALIMALLDRVPALVWLGAALLGWVAGEVIATDPGVHPFLQRVLDGQISLNIDPTSTIFSLPSHMQAATNLGELVLGLLGVAIVLVVGSMWRSRAMKEHGVPAEAATT; encoded by the coding sequence GCTTTTATTCGGAACTACAGCATCCGCAGTTCTGGGTCGCGCTGACCAAGATTATCTGGATCAACATCCTGCTCTCCGGCGACAACGCGCTTGTCATTGCGCTGGCCTGCCGCAGCCTGGAACCGCGTCAGCGCATGTGGGGCATGGTCCTCGGCGCGGGCGTCGCGGTCTTCCTGCGCATCATCTTCACCTTCATCGTCGCGTCGCTGCTGGCGCTGCCTTATCTCAAGCTTGTCGGCGGCATTGCGCTCCTCGTGATCGCGGCAAAGCTGCTGGTGCCTGAGAAGGCTGACGAGGACAACGTGCAGGCGGCACAGCATCTGTGGGCCGCCGTCAAGATCGTCGCCGTTGCCGACATCATCATGAGCCTCGACAACGTGATCGCGGTGGCTGCTGCTGCGAACGGCAGCGTGGTCCTTCTGGTGCTAGGCCTTCTGATCAGCATTCCAATGATCATCGCCGGCGCGGCGCTGATCATGGCGCTGCTCGATCGCGTTCCTGCGCTCGTCTGGCTTGGTGCGGCGCTACTCGGCTGGGTGGCTGGCGAAGTTATCGCAACGGATCCGGGCGTGCACCCGTTCCTCCAGCGCGTGCTCGACGGTCAGATCTCCCTCAATATCGATCCGACCTCTACGATTTTCAGTCTGCCGAGCCATATGCAGGCCGCCACTAACCTTGGCGAGCTCGTCCTTGGTCTTCTCGGTGTCGCGATCGTTCTGGTCGTTGGATCGATGTGGCGCAGCCGTGCGATGAAAGAGCACGGCGTGCCGGCGGAGGCTGCTACCACTTAA